From the bacterium genome, the window GGGGGAAGCATCATGAGCCAATGGACCGAAGCAGAGCGCATTCAGGAGGGGGCGCGCATCCGGCGCCAGGTGTTGGGCCCTGCCTATGTGGACCGGGGCAAGACGGAAGCTCAGGCCGATCCATTTTCCCAGCACTTCGTCGACTTCACCACGGAGCACTGCTGGGGCAATGTCTGGGTTCGTCCCGGCCTGAGCCTCAAGACGCGCAGCATGCTGAATCTCGCCATGTTGAGTGTCATGGCGCGTTGGCATGAGCTGGAGGTGCACGTGCGCGGCGCGCTCAACAACGGGGTGACGGAGGAGGAAATCGCCGAGATTCTCCTGCAGGCGGGCGTCTACGCTGGTGTCCCGATCGCCGCCGAGGGGTTCCGGACCGCCAAGCGCGTCATTGATGAGTATCGGAAAGAGCAGAAAGGCTAGCCGCGCGCCGCGATCTGGCAGTGGGGAGGTGAGCATTGGTGACTGATGCGTATACCATCTACGCCGTCCAGTACGCGTCGCGCCAGGCCAGGTCCAACGAAGTCTTCTATGGGGATTTTCACGATTCCCCGTTGCCGATGGCGTACTTCGTGTGGGTCATCACCAATCCAAGCCGGACGGTGGTGGTCGATATCGGATTCACAGTGGAGAGCGGCCGCAAGCGCGGCCGCCAGATGGGCCGGCCGATCGATCAGGGGTTGAGGCTCCTCGGCGTCGATCCGACAGCAGTCGAACACATCATCCTTACACACGTGCATTATGATCACGTCGGGAACCACGCCCTCTTTCCGCGCGCCACATTCTGGATCCAGGACGAGGAGATGCGGGTCTTCACGGGCCGGTACGTCCGCTTCTACCCGTATAACCAATTGGCGGAAGCCGACGATATCTGCGCATTGGTTCGGCTCAACTACGATGGACGGCTGCGCTTCGTCGACGGCGACAAGGAGGTCTGGCCGGGGATTAGCGTGCACAGGGTCGGCGGCCACGCCCCGGGACTCCAGGTCGTGCGAGTCTGGACCAGCCGTGGCTACGCTGTCATCGCCTCTGACGCCATGCATTACTATCGGAACTTGGAGGCGCACATCCCGTTCTATCTCACTCATCACGTCGGCCAGGCTCAGGATGCGCTCGACCGGGTGATGGAGTTGGTCGACTCACCCGCATTGGTGTTTCCTGGTCACGATCCGAGCGTTTCAGATCGCTTCGAGCATGTCCAGGACGGCATTGTGCGCCTGGGCTGAGCCGCCGGGACGGGCGTTATTCGTCGTCTCCCAGATCAGGATTGTTGGCCTGAATCGCCTTCAGCAGTTCGCCGGCCATCTTCGCGTCGAGGCGCCGCACGATCTCGTATTCGCGCATCGCCCCGTCCTTGTTCCCCATGGCCAGATAGGTTCGCGCCATGTACTCGTGGGGGTTTGGATTGTCTGGTGCCAAGCTGATCGCCTGCTTGTAGGCGTCCAGGGCCATGCCGTACTGCTGCGCCTTCCGGCAGCTATGTCCCAAGTTGTTCCAGGCTGCGGCAAACTTCGGCTCGATGCGCACGGCCTGCTTGTACGCCGCGATGGCGAGAAACCACTTCTTCTCCTTTGCGTACATCACTCCTTGGTTGAAGAGGGTCCTCGCCTGCGGGTTGATCTGATCGGAGAGCGAGGAGACCGTAGACCCGCCGCCACCGCCGGTTGATCCACCCCCGGTGGATCCGCCGCCCCCGGTTCCCCCGCCCATCCCGTCGTGGGCGAAGGTCCCAACGGCCGACACGGCGACGGCTGCAGCGAGGGACGCAACAAGCAGACCGCCCTTGAGCGCGAACCCGATCCTGTTCATTTCCCGCACCTCGGGCCTTGAGATTCCGGGCCACGCGCGGACGGGCCCGACACCCTGACCATGCCCGAAGGCTGTCACGCGTCGGTCACGGCGATGTACCAAGTGGCGACGCTTTCACGTTGAGCCGCTGCCCCACCCGCTCTCCGAGATAGGCCCCCTGGCGCACGAGGGTTTCCTGCAAGGCGGGCACGGGCACCACGCGCGGCGGGATCTTGTGAAATGCGGCGAGCGCCGCCGCGGTCCCGGCCGCCTGCCCCATCGCAAACGCTGGCGGCATCACGCGGACGGCGGCCAGCGCCTCGTGCGTGGCGGAGAGCGACCGGCCGGCGACGAGCAGCTGTTCGATCCGGAGCGGGACGAGCGACCGGTACGGGATCTGATAGATGTTGGCCGTCTTCCACTCGCCCGTCGCCCCGCCGCCGTCGTCGGTCGGGCTGTGGATGTCGACCGGGTAGCCGGCCAACGCGATGACGTCCTCGAACTCGCGCCCCTCCGCCAGGTCCTCGAGCGTGAGCGTGTACTCTCCCTGGATCCGGCGGGTCTCCCGCACGCCGATCTGGGTGGCCGTGTCGAGCAGTTCGACGCGTTCGAACCCCGGCAGCCACTTGCGGAAGAACGCCATCAGCGCCCGGACCTGCCGCCGGCCCTCGATCTCCGCCTGGGTCAGATCCCGCGCGTCGGTACCGTAGCGCCGCTGGATCCGGGTCGTGTTGATCCGCCACACCCCGGGGTCGAGGGTCCGGTACATGCCGACGCCGCGGCGGGGGATCGGGAACTCTCCGCGATCGCGGGCCTGCTGCACGAGCGAGGCGAACGGACGGTGATCGTCCGGGTGCGCCCGCACGTACGCCTCGACCCGCTCGTCGTCCACGTTCGCGACGCGGAAGAAGAGCGTCATCGGCTGTGTGAGCCCGTCGCCCGCCCGGCCGATCTGAAACGGGACGCCGGCCCGGGCCGCCACATCCGCGTCGGCCGAGCAGTCGACGGTGACCGAGGCGCGGAGCGCCTGGAGCCCCGACTTGTTGGCCGCGACCACGCCGGTCACGACGCCGTCCTGGACCGTCGTGTCCACGACGAAGGTGTGCAGCAAGAGCTCGACGCCCGCCTCGAGACACATCTCCATCGCCACCATCTTGACCGCCTCGGGATTGAACGGCGTCACCTTGTCGTGTCCGTATACGATGAAGCCGCAGTACGCGGTGCCCGAGGCGATCTTCGAAGGATGGAGCGCCCCCCCGATCCGCTCCATCCTATGTATTATCTCTTCGAAGATCCCCTTGATGAGCTGCGTCCGTCCATCGAGGCTGTATGAGGTCATGCAGGGGCCGACGAGGCCGGCCGTGAGGTTGCCTCCCAGAAAGCCGTACCGCTCGACGAGGAGCGTGCGCGCTCCATTGCGCGCGCTTGCGATCGCCGCGGCGAGTCCCGCCGGCCCGCTCCCGACCACCATCACGTCCGCGGTCGCCGCGACGGGCAGGTCCTTCTCGTATCGGATCGATGAGGGCATGTTCCTCTCCTCCATTTAGGTCGGCAGCACGGTCGACAATCCGGCGGCATCGCGCATGCTGAATTCGATCTCCTGCATCACCTCATCCGGCAGGCGTACCCCCGACGCTCCCGCCGCCTCCGTGATCTCCCGGGGAGTGCGGGCGCCGACGAGTGCTGTCGTGACGACGGGATGCGCGAGCACCCAGGCCAGCGCGAGCTGCGGCAGCGTGACGCCGCGTCGCTGCGCGATCGTCGCGAGCCGCTCCACGACGTCGAGGTTCCGGCCCAGGTGCTCGGGGGTGAGCAAGGCCTGACCGAAGAGCGTGCCTGCGGCCCGCCAGTCCGTCGGCTCGAACACGTTCGACCGGGTGAGGGTCCCGGTGAGCAGGCCGTGGGCGAGGGGACCGTACGCCATCACCCCGCACCCGAGCGCCCGGCACACCCCAAAAGTCTCGCGCGCCCAGCGTTCATCGAACAGGCTGAAGCTGACCTGGCTGGCTGCGAGGGGCACGCCGCGGAGCCCGGCCGCGCATGCGCGGAGCTGGGCCGCGTGGAAGTTCGAGACGCCGACGAAGCACGCCTTGCCGGCCCGGACGAACTGCTCGAGCGCGCCCGCGGTCTCTTCCATCGGCGTGCCCGGGTCCGGCCAGTGGATGAGGTACAGATCGACGTAGTCGGTGCCGAGCCGCCTGAGGCTTGCGTCGATCTGCGCTTCCAGGTTGCGCCGGCCGCTGTCGCGGCCCGTCACGACGCTCTTGGCATCCCACACCAGCCCGCCTTTGGTGACGATCGCGACATCCTTTCTCCGGCCCTCGAGGCCGCGTCCCAGCAGCTCCTCGGCGTGCCCGTTCCCGTATGACGGCGCCGTATCGAAGCAGGTGACGCCGGCATCGCATGCCGCGCGGATGGCGTCCAGCGCGGCGCGGTCGTCGCTCGGGCCGTACCGCGCGCCGCCGATCGGCCACGTCCCGAGTCCGATCGTGGAGATCGTCAGCGATGTGGTGCCAAACGCGCGATGTTCCATGACGCTCCCTCCCCTGATGTGTCCGTTACTCGGA encodes:
- a CDS encoding aldo/keto reductase; the protein is MEHRAFGTTSLTISTIGLGTWPIGGARYGPSDDRAALDAIRAACDAGVTCFDTAPSYGNGHAEELLGRGLEGRRKDVAIVTKGGLVWDAKSVVTGRDSGRRNLEAQIDASLRRLGTDYVDLYLIHWPDPGTPMEETAGALEQFVRAGKACFVGVSNFHAAQLRACAAGLRGVPLAASQVSFSLFDERWARETFGVCRALGCGVMAYGPLAHGLLTGTLTRSNVFEPTDWRAAGTLFGQALLTPEHLGRNLDVVERLATIAQRRGVTLPQLALAWVLAHPVVTTALVGARTPREITEAAGASGVRLPDEVMQEIEFSMRDAAGLSTVLPT
- a CDS encoding carboxymuconolactone decarboxylase family protein, with the protein product MSQWTEAERIQEGARIRRQVLGPAYVDRGKTEAQADPFSQHFVDFTTEHCWGNVWVRPGLSLKTRSMLNLAMLSVMARWHELEVHVRGALNNGVTEEEIAEILLQAGVYAGVPIAAEGFRTAKRVIDEYRKEQKG
- a CDS encoding FAD-dependent oxidoreductase — translated: MPSSIRYEKDLPVAATADVMVVGSGPAGLAAAIASARNGARTLLVERYGFLGGNLTAGLVGPCMTSYSLDGRTQLIKGIFEEIIHRMERIGGALHPSKIASGTAYCGFIVYGHDKVTPFNPEAVKMVAMEMCLEAGVELLLHTFVVDTTVQDGVVTGVVAANKSGLQALRASVTVDCSADADVAARAGVPFQIGRAGDGLTQPMTLFFRVANVDDERVEAYVRAHPDDHRPFASLVQQARDRGEFPIPRRGVGMYRTLDPGVWRINTTRIQRRYGTDARDLTQAEIEGRRQVRALMAFFRKWLPGFERVELLDTATQIGVRETRRIQGEYTLTLEDLAEGREFEDVIALAGYPVDIHSPTDDGGGATGEWKTANIYQIPYRSLVPLRIEQLLVAGRSLSATHEALAAVRVMPPAFAMGQAAGTAAALAAFHKIPPRVVPVPALQETLVRQGAYLGERVGQRLNVKASPLGTSP
- a CDS encoding tetratricopeptide repeat protein, whose translation is MNRIGFALKGGLLVASLAAAVAVSAVGTFAHDGMGGGTGGGGSTGGGSTGGGGGSTVSSLSDQINPQARTLFNQGVMYAKEKKWFLAIAAYKQAVRIEPKFAAAWNNLGHSCRKAQQYGMALDAYKQAISLAPDNPNPHEYMARTYLAMGNKDGAMREYEIVRRLDAKMAGELLKAIQANNPDLGDDE
- a CDS encoding N-acyl homoserine lactonase family protein; this encodes MTDAYTIYAVQYASRQARSNEVFYGDFHDSPLPMAYFVWVITNPSRTVVVDIGFTVESGRKRGRQMGRPIDQGLRLLGVDPTAVEHIILTHVHYDHVGNHALFPRATFWIQDEEMRVFTGRYVRFYPYNQLAEADDICALVRLNYDGRLRFVDGDKEVWPGISVHRVGGHAPGLQVVRVWTSRGYAVIASDAMHYYRNLEAHIPFYLTHHVGQAQDALDRVMELVDSPALVFPGHDPSVSDRFEHVQDGIVRLG